A DNA window from Synchiropus splendidus isolate RoL2022-P1 chromosome 2, RoL_Sspl_1.0, whole genome shotgun sequence contains the following coding sequences:
- the LOC128753447 gene encoding girdin-like, with protein MESGVFLPCRDQFMLSPLVTWVKTFLPPDGSVHLDFPELMDGIFLNDVMNQINPPSPKAANKATRDPSHKVKNLNFLVQQIKTYYLDHLRQLIMIPVPNVSLLTKTPYCEQGLDEMKRLLLLLLGCAVQCEKKEEYIERIQTLDFDTKAAIAVHIQELTHSQENMLDLQWLESSDLHADELETLARNMAVQLKHLLDQRDAHLQTIVELTQEKDGVVSLLGCPSNPQCSGYSPGTQQQQPGTQQHLAVELADFKAKIRRLRQELEEKNEQMLDCRHELENMRLELKRIQQENSQLLVDARAARTYRDELDSLRERAIKADKLESEVGRYREQLHKIEFFKAKVEELKEDNRVLQETKEVLEDQLEGWRARSDKIHHLEKQSLLLKAQIHDLEQEREADRKRIEELQEENLSLCLAQRRSMEESQHLGWELEQLSKTTDSPQSHQTLSEEVSERARSRLLKLEKENQSLLRTIEDLRVASVRGSEQAKSANNGREPVCPESQSFHTCNGTNPELMLVAPCSEGSTPETMNGDIKNSRQECPDMRQLDGGSSCDHFQELISDVEILEQSQNRHHHGCVASHDSSFPRHDDVLPALPTRYCYANKQMQRLEAKCRNLDSLNQHLQTSLDNTERKVQHLEAEIQELEAENQTLHSTLEELRVSARRLEQMEVEKLNLEQENTSLEKDKRLLEKENRRLRQQTEIQEANLDSRNVCMTGLEREMRLLVKEVESLRETAERVKGLERDHRELTKQAAIDQRTLVNLREELVSEKLKTQQKDNELESLAHQLEVKLVNQESKQQHSATDNRFKMLESQLELSLKKSLQIKEDKMASLEARLQESSNLNQQLRQELKAVRLSYEALQQRQEEEETGATRTPPPKESGRAMSEMLRESHEATKELLKLKDHLIEVERNNATLEAERQAVQAHVRQLENQSDSLQAQILALQRQAASLQESNTALQTHNANLQVEKSTLNSQSASLMAQNAQLQQQQSGMEAERENAVRERDEQRGVHEQLLRDHERLAALHERQAMEYETMLGKHGCLKNAHRTLELEHRTLQDRYNSLLQQRSKLEELEKALKEEQMRMALEKEQHRTSAAECCRLRDEKDWLNQTYRQLLNDNEVLTADHKQLKSELNEAKLEHTWLEADFNKLKKEYQQLDISSTKLTNQCELLSQLKGNLEEENRHLLTQIETLMLQNRTLLEQTMESKDLFHVEERQYIDKLNDLRRQKEKLEEKIMDQYKFYEPSPPRRRGNWITLKLKKLIKSSSREHGLENTSTSAEGNEPQLYSGTIVSSDGSTSAGEVVSPQHRGSALKLFPRMRSRQKNRGRVKTLFQRSMSLSSLVFPSGPFEEERWSDEQLEGPGADVEEDTKDTLTPSLTTSIISIHHPHPTSSPSGCTTSSGADVPDVTELWVTDKDSNDSAAPSGPEDNDEPQNHGVSGVQSRAQSESSGEYSLSLDSEPWSNNSSPVQQLPSQQSCDSAASLDPSDKVKASTLPIARGQEHTPKTRTSTPNQDFWLTRGTKSIRRGSKAKLMRQSSEAAGVVAENPELKVDAHTAVSAPITVLYVQGKSSSMSGCLNCFSTPLTKEGRVRGVSSTKMLPRASSVISTADGSSRRSSVNSDCRVEPDSLSENTNSTDPPVNQDLQSGPVPPVKPPRDPALIDSSDCPKSPVQESLMGSSFTFNSVFSNTIFSDSVVTTATHLEQHCQTLHTQETPGDSSQTQQPDTDKCVINA; from the exons AACAAGGTCTGGACGAGATGAAAAGGcttctgctgttgctgttgggaTGCGCTGTTCAG TGTGAAAAGAAGGAGGAGTACATCGAGAGGATTCAGACGCTAGACTTCGACACTAAAGCTGCCATCGCTGTGCATATTCAGGAG CTGACCCACAGTCAGGAGAACATGTTAGATCTCCAGTGGTTGGAGTCCAGTGACTTGCACGCAGATGAGCTTGAGACCCTGGCGAGGAACATGGCTGTGCAGCTTAAACATCTGCTGGACCAAAGAGACGCCCATCTGCAG ACAATAGTGGAGCTCACCCAGGAAAAAGATGGTGTGGTCTCCTTGCTGGGATGCCCATCGAACCCACAGTGCTCTGGTTACTCCCCTGGCAcgcagcaacagcagccaggGACGCAGCAGCATTTAGCTGTGGAGCTGGCTGACTTCAAGGCCAAAATCAGAAGGCTCAGGCAGGAGCT TGAGGAGAAGAACGAACAGATGCTGGACTGCAGACATGAACTGGAAAACATGCGACTGGAGCTGAAGAGGATCCAGCAAGAG AACTCCCAGCTTCTGGTGGACGCCCGAGCAGCTCGTACCTACCGGGATGAACTGGATTCTTTaagagaaagagccatcaaggCGGACAAGTTGGAGAGCGAAGTGGGACGCTATAGGGAGCAGCTGCACAAGATTGAGTTTTTCAAGGCCAAAGTGGAG GAGCTAAAGGAGGACAACCGGGTTTTACAAGAGACCAAAGAGGTGCTGGAGGACCAGTTGGAAGGCTGGCGAGCCCGCTCTGACAAAATCCATCATCTGGAGAAGCAAAGTTTGTTGCTGAAGGCCCAGATCCACGATTTGGAGCAA GAGAGGGAAGCGGATCGGAAGCGTATTGAAGAGCTCCAGGAAGAAAACTTGTCTCTGTGTTTGGCTCAGAGGAGAAGCATGGAAGAATCCCAGCACCTCGGCTGGGAGTTGGAGCAGCTCTCCAAAACCACAGACAGCCCACAGA GTCACCAGACTCTAAGCGAGGAAGTGAGTGAGCGCGCACGAAGTCGGCTGCTGAAGCTTGAAAAAGAGAACCAGAGTCTGCTGAGGACCATAGAGGATCTCAGGGTGGCATCCGTGCGCGGTTCAGAGCAGGCTAAAAGTGCCAACAACGGCAGGGAGCCGGTCTGCCCCGAGAGCCAAAGCTTCCACACATGCAACGGAACAAACCCTGAACTCATGTTAGTAGCACCCTGCTCAGAAGGCAGCACACCCGAGACGATGAACGGAGATATCAAAAACAGCCGGCAAGAGTGTCCGGACATGAGACAGCTGGACGGTGGAAGTAGTTGTGATCATTTCCAAGAACTGATATCTGACGTGGAAATTCTGGAACAAAGTCAAAACAGGCATCATCATGGTTGTGTTGCATCACATGACTCCAGCTTCCCCAGGCACGACGATGTGTTGCCAGCTCTGCCGACGCGCTACTGTTACGCCAACAAGCAAATGCAAAGGCTGGAAGCCAAATGTAGAAACCTGGATTCACTGAATCAGCATCTTCAGACGTCACTGGACAACACTG AACGGAAGGTGCAGCACCTTGAAGCTGAAATTCAGGAGCTGGAAGCAGAGAACCAGACCCTGCATTCCACGTTGGAGGAGCTCCGGGTGTCAGCACGGCGTCTTGAGCAAATGGAAGTGGAGAAGCTGAACCTGGAGCAAGAAAACACGAGTCTGGAGAAGGATAAAAGGCTGCTGGAGAAAGAGAACAGGCGACTGCGGCAGCAG ACTGAAATCCAGGAAGCCAATTTAGACAGCAGAAACGTCTGCATGACTGGCCTGGAGCGGGAGATGCGTCTCCTCGTGAAGGAGGTAGAATCATTGAGAGAAACCGCTGAGCGAGTCAAAGGCCTCGAgagagaccacagagaactgacCAAACAAGCTGCCATCGACCAGAGAACCCTGGTCAACCTCAGAGAG GAGCTTGTTAGTGAGAAGCTGAAGACCCAACAGAAAGACAATGAGTTGGAAAGTCTTGCTCATCAGCTGGAGGTGAAGCTTGTCAACCAGGAGAGCAAACAGCAGCACAGCGCCACTGACAACAG GTTCAAGATGCTGGAGTCTCAACTGGAACTTTCTCTGAAGAAGTCGCTTCAGATTAAAGAGGACAAGATGGCCTCTCTGGAGGCACGTCTGCAGGAGTCGTCCAATCTGAACCAGCAGCTTCGCCAGGAGCTCAAGGCG GTGAGACTAAGCTATGAGGCTTTGCAGCAGcggcaagaggaggaggagacagggGCAACTAGGACTCCACCTCCAAAGGAGTCAGGACGAGCCATGAGTGAGATGCTGCGTGAAAGCCATGAGGCCACCAAAGAACTACTGAAACTGAAGGACCATCTTATTGAAGTGGAGAGGAAC AATGCCACTCTAGAAGCTGAACGCCAGGCAGTTCAAGCTCATGTGAGGCAACTGGAGAACCAGTCCGACAGTCTGCAGGCTCAGATTCTGGCTCTTCAGAGGCAAGCTGCATCACTCCAGGAGAGCAACACggccctgcagacacacaacgcAAACCTGCAG GTGGAGAAGTCGACGCTGAACTCACAGAGCGCCTCCCTCATGGCGCAAAatgctcagctgcagcagcagcagtccggGATGGAGGCCGAGCGGGAGAACGCAGTGCGTGAGCGTGACGAGCAACGTGGTGTCCACGAGCAGCTGCTGCGTGACCACGAGCGGCTGGCGGCCCTTCATGAACGACAGGCCATGGAGTATGAGACCATGTTGGGGAAACACGGCTGTCTGAAAAACGCACATCGCACACTGGAGCTGGAGCACCGCACCCTGCAGGACAG GTACAACAGCCTGCTGCAGCAGAGGTccaagctggaggagctggagaaagctctgaaggaggagcagatgaggatggcCCTGGAGAAGGAGCAGCACAGAACTAGCGCTGCAGAGTGCTGCCGTCTGCGGGACGAGAAGGACTG GTTGAACCAAACGTACCGCCAGCTTCTGAACGACAACGAGGTTCTGACTGCGGATCACAAGCAGCTGAAGAGCGAGCTGAACGAAGCCAAGCTGGAACACACCTGGCTGGAGGCCGACTTCAacaagctgaagaaggagtACCAGCAGCTGGACATCTCGTCCACCAAACTAACCAATCAGTGTGAG TTGCTGAGTCAGCTAAAGGGAAACCTGGAGGAAGAGAATCGACATTTGCTCACTCAGATTGAGACTCTGATGCTCCAGAACCGAACCCTCCTGGAGCAGACGATGGAGAGCAAAGATCTGTTCCATGTGGAGGAGCGCCAGTATAT TGACAAGCTCAACGATCTGAGAAGGCAGaaagagaagctggaggagaagatcaTGGACCAGTACAAGTTCTACGAGCCGTCGCCTCCTCGCAG GCGAGGCAACTGGATCACCCTGAAGCTGAAGAAGTTGATCAAGTCCAGCAGCCGTGAGCACGGCCTGGAGAACACATCCACGAGCGCCGAGGGCAACGAGCCACAGCTATATAGCGGCACCATCGTCAGCTCTGACGGCTCCACCTCAGCGGGGGAAGTTGTCTCGCCCCAGCACCGCGGCA GCGCCCTGAAACTGTTTCCACGTATGAGGAGCAGGCAGAAGAACCGAGGCAGAGTCAAGACTCTGTTCCAACGTTCCATGT CACTGAGCAGCTTGGTGTTCCCCTCTGGCCCGTTTGAAGAGGAGCGATGGTCAGACGAGCAGCTGGAAGGGCCGGGGGCTGACGTGGAGGAGGACACTAAAGACACATTGACCCCATCCCTCACCACATCTATCATCTCCATCCACCACCCTCATCCCACCTCGTCACCATCTGGCTGCACCACGAGCTCTGGAGCTGATGTTCCAGATGTTACTGAGCTCTGGGTCACAG ACAAGGATTCCAACGATAGCGCGGCACCATCTGGACCCGAGGACAACGATGAGCCGCAGAATCACG GAGTCAGTGGGGTCCAGAGTCGAGCACAGAGTGAGAGCAGCGGAGAGTACAGCCTAAGTCTGGACAGTGAGCCCTGGTCAAACAACAGCAGCCCAGTCCAACAGCTGCCATCACAGCAATCTTGTGACAGCGCCGCCTCTCTGGACCCGTCAGACAAAGTGAAGGCCTCCACGTTACCCATCGCCCGGGGCCAGGAGCACACACCAAAAACCAGAACCTCCACGCCAAATCAGGACTTCTGGCTCACCAGGGGCACAAAGAGCATCAGGAGGGGATCCAAGGCTAAACTGATGCGTCAGTCATCAGAAGCAGCAGGCGTGGTGGCGGAAAATCCCGAGCTTAAAGTCGACGCTCACACTGCAGTCAGCGCTCCCATCACTGTGCTGTACGTGCAGGGGAAGTCCTCCTCTATGTCGGGGTGTCTCAACTGCTTCTCCACCCCTCTGACAAAGGAAGGTCGAGTTCGAGGGGTCAGCTCGACCAAAATGCTCCCTCGTGCCAGCAGCGTCATTTCGACGGCCGATGGCTCGTCGCGCCGCTCCAGCGTCAACAGTGACTGCAGAGTGGAGCCTGACTCCCTCTCGGAGAACACCAACAGCACTGATCCACCTGTGAACCAGGATCTACAATCGGGTCCCGTCCCTCCTGTTAAACCCCCTAGAGACCCCGCTCTTATAGACTCTTCTGACTGTCCCAAATCCCCCGTGCAGGAGTCGCTCATGGGCTCTTCATTTACTTTTAACTCTGTCTTTTCAAACACAATCTTCAGCGATTCCGTTGTCACAACTGCAACTCATCTGGAGCAGCACTGTCAGACTCTTCACACTCAAGAAACTCCGGGAGACTCCTCGCAAACTCAGCAACCAGACACCGACAAATGTGTCATAAATGCATGa